One segment of Candidatus Eisenbacteria bacterium DNA contains the following:
- a CDS encoding response regulator — protein sequence MSRTPGSVLVADRPGDATSALVAFLRDAGFEVFTSPDDAGALHTLDEERVDCLVCELRAPRLDGMAVLRRALALDAEVCAVMVTDGAPLELAIEAMRLGAYDVQVRPLHHERVIAVVSRGLAHRQLAARVVDMEADLDRRVTLGGLEGRSRAITRVTEQIRHLGASRAPVPGSPVISTGKGL from the coding sequence GAGCGCGCTGGTCGCATTCCTGCGCGACGCGGGGTTCGAGGTCTTCACCTCCCCGGATGACGCCGGCGCGCTCCATACGCTCGACGAGGAGCGCGTCGATTGCCTGGTGTGCGAGCTGCGCGCCCCGCGGCTCGACGGCATGGCGGTGTTGCGCCGCGCCCTCGCCCTCGATGCCGAGGTGTGCGCGGTGATGGTGACCGACGGAGCGCCGCTCGAGCTGGCGATCGAGGCGATGCGGCTCGGCGCCTACGACGTGCAGGTGCGGCCGCTCCATCATGAACGCGTGATCGCGGTGGTGAGTCGCGGGCTCGCGCATCGCCAGCTCGCCGCGCGCGTCGTGGACATGGAGGCGGATCTCGATCGCCGCGTGACGCTCGGCGGGCTCGAGGGTCGCTCGCGCGCGATCACACGCGTCACCGAGCAGATTCGCCATCTCGGGGCATCGCGCGCGCCGGTGCCGGGTTCACCCGTGATCAGCACCGGCAAGGGGCT